The following coding sequences are from one Musa acuminata AAA Group cultivar baxijiao chromosome BXJ2-4, Cavendish_Baxijiao_AAA, whole genome shotgun sequence window:
- the LOC103986087 gene encoding probable trehalose-phosphate phosphatase G, with protein MDMNHSSPVLTDPVPLSKSRLGLPSNLTPYSPVAAPYSSSGLYLQIPRRKAGKLDDVRATGWLDAMKSSSPPRKKLMNKDFTSESQPDETDAAYRTWMMSYPSALTKFHLITTYAKCKNIVLFLDYDGTLSPIVDNPDHAFMSVAMRSAVKKVAKYFPTAIISGRSRDKVYEFVRLSELHYAGSHGMDIMGPIRESESVDDHPGCIRTTDEQGKEVHLFQPASEFLPMINEVYDSLDEITKDIIGVKVESNKFCVSVHYRNVDEKMWEEVGKRVFGFLKGFPRLRVTHGRKVLEVRPVIDWNKGKAVEFLLESLGLSHRDDVLAIYVGDDRTDEDAFKVLRESNRGFGILVSTLPKETNAFYSLRDPSEVLEFLKSLVRWNKSQALLQTKDHITKS; from the exons ATGGATATGAACCACAGTTCCCCTGTTCTCACTGATCCTGTACCTTTGAGCAAGTCAAGATTGGGCTTGCCATCTAACTTAACACCATATTCCCCGGTAGCAGCACCGTACTCGtcttctggtttgtatttacagaTTCCCAGAAGAAAAGCTGGTAAACTTGATGATGTCCGAGCCACTGGTTGGCTGGACGCGATGAAATCTTCATCACCTCCTCGCAAAAAGTTAATGAACAAAGATTTCACCTCTGAATCTCAACCAGACGAAACTGATGCTGCGTACCGCACCTGGATG ATGAGCTATCCATCCGCTTTAACCAAGTTTCACCTCATCACAACTTATGCTAAATGCAAGAATATTGTATTGTTTTTGGACTATGATGGAACTCTTTCACCTATTGTCGACAACCCTGACCATGCATTTATGTCTGTTGCG ATGCGAAGCGCTGTAAAAAAAGTTGCCAAGTACTTCCCAACTGCAATTATTAGTGGGAGGTCCCGTGACAAG GTCTACGAATTTGTGAGGCTATCAGAACTGCATTATGCTGGCAGTCATGGGATGGACATAATGGGCCCAATCAGAGAATCTGAGTCTGTTGATGACCATCCAGGCTGCATCAGAACAACTGATGAGCAG GGTAAAGAGGTCCACCTATTCCAGCCTGCTAGCGAGTTTCTGCCAATGATCAATGAG GTGTACGACTCTCTCGATGAGATCACCAAAGATATTATAGGTGTCAAAGTCGAGAGTAACAAGTTCTGCGTCTCTGTGCATTACCGCAACGTTGACGAGAAG ATGTGGGAAGAAGTTGGAAAGCGTGTTTTTGGCTTTCTAAAGGGTTTCCCACGTTTGCGAGTCACCCATGGGCGGAAG gTTTTAGAGGTCCGTCCTGTGATTGACTGGAATAAAGGTAAAGCTGTCGAGTTTCTTCTCGAATCACTCGGGCTTAGCCATCGTGATGATGTACTTGCGATATACGTTGGAGATGATCGTACCGATGAGGATGCATTCAAG GTCTTGAGGGAGAGTAACCGTGGATTTGGTATACTGGTATCCACCCTCCCTAAAGAAACTAATGCCTTCTACTCTCTCAGAGACCCGTCTGAG GTACTAGAATTTCTCAAGTCCCTCGTGAGATGGAACAAGTCCCAAGCATTATTACAAACCAAAGATCATATAACTAAATCATAa
- the LOC103985994 gene encoding uncharacterized protein LOC103985994, translating into MATGWVKSLHCKSNAVEDVVYSPTRSSSSSSSAKKPLLSSVSCSSASHTVKDVILLAPNYPSCSSSIPKKPRHNTRPKSKHKPRTPRPWASPPSVSASELVGPARAEPIPTLTELPAGHSSRRVVEIIFSSSWCSSGAGGVDGSAAAFPSEIEMLFRVHNPARTVARFEEHRASVRARADDARCAADGNEMMRFHSGRAGGVVYDAGVARSAVWSAGRKVEGVRTFAGSGGAHASGGGGAGRRGMLVCRVIAGRVRGESDPEREADSVSLGNGELLVFDPRAVLPCFLIIYKL; encoded by the coding sequence ATGGCGACGGGGTGGGTGAAGTCACTGCACTGCAAGTCTAACGCCGTGGAAGATGTCGTCTACTCGCCGACGCGGtcatcttcgtcttcttcttctgctaAGAAGCCGCTGCTCTCCTCCGTTTCCTGCAGTAGCGCATCTCACACCGTTAAAGACGTCATCTTGCTGGCCCCTAACTACCCTTCCTGCTCCTCCTCGATTCCGAAGAAGCCCCGGCACAACACGAGGCCCAAATCCAAGCACAAACCAAGAACACCCCGTCCGTGGGCGTCGCCGCCGTCGGTGTCTGCGTCCGAGCTAGTGGGGCCCGCCCGCGCGGAGCCCATCCCCACGCTAACGGAGCTGCCGGCAGGCCACTCGTCGCGGCGGGTCGTGGAGATCATCTTCAGCTCGAGCTGGTGCTCCTCCGGGGCAGGCGGAGTCGACGGCTCGGCGGCGGCGTTCCCGAGCGAGATCGAGATGCTGTTCCGGGTCCACAACCCGGCCCGGACGGTGGCGCGGTTCGAGGAGCACCGGGCGTCGGTTCGCGCCCGGGCCGACGACGCGCGCTGCGCCGCCGACGGGAACGAGATGATGCGGTTCCACAGCGGCCGCGCAGGCGGCGTGGTCTACGACGCGGGGGTGGCGCGCAGCGCGGTGTGGTCGGCGGGGAGGAAGGTGGAGGGGGTGCGGACCTTCGCGGGCAGCGGCGGGGCGCACGCGAGCGGGGGCGGCGGGGCCGGGCGGAGGGGGATGCTGGTGTGTCGGGTCATCGCGGGCCGAGTCAGAGGAGAGTCAGACCCCGAGCGGGAGGCCGATTCGGTGAGCCTGGGGAACGGGGAGCTCCTGGTATTTGATCCCAGGGCAGTCCTCCCCTGCTTCCTTATCATCTATAAGCTCTAA